The Erigeron canadensis isolate Cc75 chromosome 4, C_canadensis_v1, whole genome shotgun sequence genome window below encodes:
- the LOC122595523 gene encoding 14-3-3-like protein GF14 iota — MSNEKERENHVYLAKLAEQAERYDEMVESMKSVAKLNVELTVEERNLLSVGYKNVIGARRASWRIMSSIEQKEESKGNESYVNLIKGYRKKVEDELAKICNDILDIIDKHLVPSSGSGEATVFYYKMKGDYFRYLAEFKTDEERKEAADQSLKGYEAASASANTELPSTHPIRLGLALNFSVFYYEIMNSPEKACHLAKQAFDEAIAELDTLSEESYKDSTLIMQLLRDNLTLWTSDLPEEGGEENPKTEETKPLLADQQKQ; from the exons atGTCCAACGAAAAAGAGCGTGAAAACCATGTTTATTTGGCCAAACTCGCCGAACAAGCTGAGCGTTACGAcg AAATGGTTGAAAGTATGAAGAGTGTTGCAAAACTTAATGTGGAACTTACTGTGGAAGAGCGAAACCTGCTGTCAGTTGGATACAAGAATGTGATAGGGGCACGTAGGGCCTCATGGCGTATTATGTCATCAATTGAACAAAAGGAGGAATCAAAAGGAAATGAAAGCTATGTCAATCTGATCAAGGGCTATCGCAAAAAAGTCGAAGATGAGCTTGCCAAGATTTGCAATGATATTCTTGATATCATTGATAAGCATCTTGTACCCTCTTCGGGATCAGGAGAAGCTACTGTTTTTTACTACAAAAT GAAAGGTGACTATTTCCGATATCTTGCTGAGTTCAAAACAGACGAAGAAAGAAAGGAAGCTGCAGATCAATCATTGAAGGGCTATGAG GCTGCTTCTGCTTCTGCAAATACAGAACTCCCTTCAACCCATCCAATCCGTCTCGGACTAGCTCTCAATTTCTCAGTTTTCTACTATGAGATTATGAACTCTCCTGAGAA GGCTTGCCATTTGGCTAAACAAGCTTTTGATGAGGCGATTGCTGAGTTGGACACCTTAAGTGAGGAATCATACAAAGACAGCACCTTGATCATGCAGCTGTTGAGAGATAACCTCACTCTCTGGACCTCTGATTTGCCCGAGGAAGGAG GAGAGGAAAACCCCAAGACCGAAGAGACGAAACCTCTTTTAGCAGATCAG CAGAAGCAGTGA